From the genome of Bifidobacterium asteroides, one region includes:
- a CDS encoding glycyl radical protein produces the protein MNEEHFGKLTPRMESFRDQLLSVTPKVDVERAMITTEVYKKCQDQPLAIKRAIMLKRVLESMSIYIEPETLIVGNQASANRAAPIYPEYAMGWVIDELDQFDKRDGDVFTITEENKERLRSIAPFWEHNTLQDRGLAAFPPHSKLFYDLGIIKSEGNITSGDAHCAVNYAVVLSHGLKDFSRRAQEKLDELDLTDYRNIHKSYFYRAIIIVIDAMKTFAHRYAELALKQARQAADEGNDKRAEELRGMAEALEHVPYEPARNLREAVQSVWLVHLALQIESNGHSLSYGRMDQYLDPFYEKDLKAGLIDEPQAVELMTNLWLKTYTINKIRPWSHTQFSAGSPLYQNVTVGGQKLVNGQPQDATNPMSWLILKSVAQSHLTQPNLTVRYHENLPDDFMSECIEVVRCGFGMPAFNDDEIIIPSFIDKGVSREDAYEYSAIGCVETAVPGKWGYRCTGMSFLNFPKALLIAMNDGVDPASGTKLVEGVGHFTNFTSFDQVEACWDKVIREMCRQCVIIDATCDMVLEHDTADILCSALTDDCIERGLNMKEGGAHYDFISDLQVGIANLADSLAAVKKMVFEEHKVTPARLWQAMQENWEGEENERIRRLMQRAPKYGNDDDYVDSLIRKAYDVYIDEMKKYHNTRYGRGPIGGTYSAGTSSISANVPQGAGTLATPDGRKNGEPLAEGCSPSHLADKHGPTAVFKSVSKLPTEDITGGVLLNQKMTPQVLAKPENRVKLSQVTRAFFDQLHGYHVQYNVVSRDTLLDAQAHPDKHRDLIVRVAGYSAFFTVLSKATQDDIIERTEQTF, from the coding sequence ATGAACGAAGAACATTTCGGCAAGCTGACACCCCGGATGGAGTCCTTCCGTGATCAGCTCCTCTCGGTGACCCCGAAGGTCGACGTCGAGCGTGCGATGATCACCACTGAGGTATATAAAAAATGTCAGGATCAGCCGCTGGCCATAAAGAGAGCCATCATGCTCAAGCGGGTTTTGGAATCGATGTCTATTTACATCGAGCCGGAAACTCTCATTGTTGGCAATCAGGCCTCGGCCAACCGAGCTGCACCCATCTATCCCGAATATGCTATGGGCTGGGTCATTGATGAGCTGGACCAATTCGACAAGCGTGACGGCGACGTCTTCACCATCACCGAAGAAAACAAGGAGAGGCTGCGTTCCATTGCACCCTTCTGGGAGCATAACACGCTTCAGGATCGTGGACTGGCAGCCTTCCCTCCTCACTCCAAGCTCTTTTATGATTTGGGAATCATCAAGTCTGAGGGCAACATCACCTCTGGCGATGCACACTGCGCCGTCAACTACGCTGTCGTTCTCAGCCATGGCCTCAAGGACTTCAGCCGTCGGGCTCAGGAAAAGCTGGATGAGCTCGATCTGACCGATTACCGGAACATTCACAAGAGCTACTTCTACAGGGCCATCATCATCGTGATTGACGCCATGAAGACTTTTGCTCACCGCTACGCTGAGCTGGCGCTGAAGCAGGCCAGGCAGGCAGCTGACGAGGGCAATGACAAGCGTGCCGAGGAGCTGCGTGGAATGGCGGAAGCCTTGGAGCACGTGCCCTATGAGCCCGCCAGGAATCTGCGTGAAGCCGTTCAGTCGGTCTGGCTGGTGCATCTGGCCCTGCAGATCGAATCCAACGGTCACTCGCTCTCCTATGGGCGCATGGATCAATACCTGGATCCCTTCTATGAGAAGGATCTGAAGGCCGGGCTCATTGATGAGCCCCAGGCTGTCGAACTGATGACCAACCTTTGGCTGAAGACCTACACCATCAACAAGATCCGTCCATGGAGCCACACGCAATTCTCTGCTGGTTCACCCCTGTATCAGAATGTAACAGTGGGCGGCCAGAAGCTGGTGAACGGTCAGCCCCAGGATGCCACCAATCCCATGAGCTGGCTCATTCTCAAGTCCGTTGCTCAGAGCCATCTGACACAGCCCAACCTCACGGTTCGTTATCACGAGAACCTGCCCGATGACTTCATGTCAGAGTGCATTGAGGTGGTTCGTTGCGGTTTCGGCATGCCGGCCTTCAACGATGATGAGATCATCATCCCTAGCTTCATCGACAAGGGTGTTAGCCGCGAGGATGCTTACGAGTATTCGGCCATAGGATGCGTAGAGACCGCTGTTCCTGGTAAGTGGGGATACCGATGCACGGGTATGAGCTTCCTCAACTTCCCCAAGGCTCTGCTGATCGCCATGAATGACGGCGTGGACCCGGCTAGCGGTACCAAGCTAGTCGAAGGGGTCGGTCACTTTACAAACTTCACCAGTTTCGATCAGGTCGAAGCCTGCTGGGACAAGGTCATTCGCGAGATGTGCAGGCAGTGTGTCATCATTGACGCCACATGCGACATGGTTCTCGAACATGACACCGCTGATATTCTCTGCTCCGCGTTGACCGATGATTGCATCGAGCGTGGACTGAATATGAAGGAGGGCGGAGCGCACTATGACTTCATCTCCGACCTGCAGGTGGGTATAGCCAACCTGGCCGATTCCTTGGCTGCCGTGAAGAAGATGGTCTTCGAGGAGCACAAGGTCACACCTGCCAGGCTTTGGCAGGCCATGCAGGAGAACTGGGAAGGCGAGGAGAATGAGCGTATTCGCCGACTCATGCAGAGGGCTCCCAAGTACGGCAACGACGACGACTACGTCGACAGCCTGATCCGCAAGGCCTACGACGTGTATATCGACGAAATGAAGAAGTACCACAACACACGGTACGGCCGTGGTCCCATCGGCGGCACCTACAGCGCCGGCACAAGCTCCATCTCAGCCAACGTTCCCCAGGGTGCAGGGACTCTGGCCACCCCCGATGGCCGCAAGAACGGCGAGCCATTGGCCGAAGGCTGCAGTCCCTCTCACTTGGCAGACAAGCATGGTCCTACGGCTGTCTTTAAATCAGTGTCCAAGCTGCCGACTGAGGACATTACTGGCGGGGTCCTGCTCAACCAGAAGATGACGCCGCAGGTGCTGGCCAAGCCGGAGAACCGGGTAAAGCTCTCCCAGGTCACCCGCGCCTTCTTCGACCAGTTGCACGGTTACCACGTGCAGTACAACGTGGTCTCCCGCGACACCCTGCTGGATGCTCAGGCTCACCCTGACAAGCACAGGGACTTGATTGTCAGGGTAGCCGGATACAGCGCCTTCTTTACGGTGCTATCCAAGGCTACACAGGACGACATCATCGAGCGGACTGAGCAGACGTTCTGA
- a CDS encoding DeoR/GlpR family DNA-binding transcription regulator, translating into MDNRANGILEMLIDRERMEVSEIAKGMGVSQVTVRKYLNELESRGLITREHGYAAIKSTDNVEGRLARHYEQKLRIARRAVACVPDGGTVIVENGSCCALLAVELARTKKDLTIITNSAFVAHYTGDAGNCQIILIGGIYQHSAQVLVGPMVPLCLTGIQVDVMFIGADGFDPDTGFANRDQMRAQAVRDMAMHAMRIVILTESEKFGHGSTVSLNLPQKSTMVITDNNITAEASKQLLDHGIDLETV; encoded by the coding sequence GTGGACAATCGTGCCAACGGCATCCTTGAGATGCTCATCGACAGAGAGCGAATGGAGGTCAGCGAGATCGCCAAGGGTATGGGCGTCTCTCAGGTGACCGTACGTAAATATTTGAACGAGCTGGAGAGTCGTGGTCTCATCACCAGAGAGCATGGGTATGCTGCCATCAAAAGCACAGACAATGTCGAAGGTCGCTTGGCTCGTCACTATGAGCAGAAGCTGAGGATTGCGCGTAGGGCTGTCGCCTGTGTGCCTGACGGCGGCACGGTCATCGTGGAGAATGGCAGCTGCTGCGCTCTGCTGGCGGTTGAGCTGGCGCGTACCAAAAAGGACCTGACCATCATCACTAACAGTGCCTTCGTGGCTCACTATACCGGTGATGCCGGCAACTGCCAGATTATTCTGATTGGCGGTATCTATCAGCACAGCGCCCAAGTTCTGGTGGGTCCCATGGTTCCCTTGTGTCTTACTGGCATACAGGTGGATGTGATGTTCATCGGGGCTGATGGGTTTGACCCTGATACCGGGTTCGCCAACCGTGATCAGATGCGGGCTCAGGCTGTCCGTGACATGGCCATGCACGCCATGCGCATTGTGATTCTTACGGAGAGCGAGAAGTTTGGCCATGGCAGCACGGTCTCGCTGAATCTTCCTCAAAAAAGCACCATGGTTATCACCGATAACAACATTACCGCAGAAGCATCGAAACAGCTGTTGGATCATGGCATCGATCTGGAGACAGTCTGA
- a CDS encoding glycyl-radical enzyme activating protein, with amino-acid sequence MVSATVFNIQQFSLNDGPGIRTVVFLKGCPMRCGWCSNPESQIRTPQFEWDPKSCSGCFACNALPASPGFVKTDRSRAVDVHALRYDDSAALEATRECKGLSLVGRTRDLDEVVDQCMKDLPFYRQSGGGVTLSGGEPLVWGHFCVALLSALQDRGIDTNIETTGHVPESVFRSALDHLDHVFIDMKHWDEQVHKEGTGVGLSLIERNTSYALHSGKDVLVRTPVIPDYNDKMNDARQMALRLLKLGADRVQLLPFHNFGESKYDLLQRDDYKYSNVPNTHQEDLEDYRQVYEQEGVHAFF; translated from the coding sequence ATGGTATCCGCCACTGTATTTAACATCCAGCAGTTTAGTTTGAATGACGGGCCCGGCATCCGTACGGTGGTCTTCCTCAAGGGTTGTCCTATGAGGTGCGGCTGGTGCTCCAACCCGGAGAGCCAGATCCGCACGCCTCAATTCGAGTGGGATCCCAAATCGTGTTCGGGGTGTTTTGCTTGCAATGCTCTGCCTGCGTCCCCGGGATTCGTCAAGACCGACCGGAGCAGAGCTGTGGACGTGCATGCACTGCGATATGACGATTCCGCTGCTCTGGAGGCCACACGCGAGTGCAAGGGACTGAGTCTGGTTGGGAGGACGCGCGATCTGGATGAAGTTGTCGATCAGTGTATGAAAGATCTGCCTTTCTATCGTCAGAGCGGTGGAGGGGTAACGCTTTCAGGCGGCGAACCCTTGGTGTGGGGGCACTTCTGTGTGGCCCTGCTGTCGGCCTTGCAGGATCGGGGCATTGACACCAACATCGAAACCACAGGACATGTACCGGAATCAGTCTTCAGAAGCGCCCTGGATCACCTGGATCACGTCTTCATCGATATGAAACATTGGGACGAACAGGTTCATAAGGAGGGGACTGGGGTTGGTCTGAGTCTGATTGAGCGCAACACCAGTTACGCCCTGCATAGCGGCAAGGATGTCCTGGTTCGAACCCCGGTGATTCCTGACTATAACGATAAGATGAATGATGCCCGGCAGATGGCGTTGCGCCTGCTGAAGCTGGGCGCGGATAGGGTTCAGCTTCTGCCTTTCCATAATTTCGGTGAGTCCAAATATGATCTTCTGCAGCGCGACGATTACAAGTACAGTAATGTACCCAACACTCATCAGGAAGATCTGGAAGACTACCGACAGGTCTATGAGCAGGAAGGTGTGCACGCCTTCTTCTGA
- the gmk gene encoding guanylate kinase, translating into MSIQDSSEAQTGGAGKTGGRLIVLTGPTAVGKGTVEAALRHAHPEVWVSVSATTRAPRPGEKDGVTYWFMDEQEFARREAAGDFLETALVHGMSHYGTPLQPVLDHLAAGVPTILEIDLQGAHRVRQRAGELGLEVFYVFLAPPSFHDLVTRLNMRGTENEEQRARRLETAKVELASEDQFDQVIVNDSVDKAAQALWEVIAKEYEF; encoded by the coding sequence ATGTCGATACAGGACTCTTCGGAAGCGCAGACCGGAGGGGCGGGGAAGACTGGCGGCCGGCTGATCGTGCTCACAGGGCCCACGGCCGTAGGCAAGGGCACTGTGGAGGCGGCCCTGCGTCATGCCCACCCAGAGGTCTGGGTCTCCGTCTCGGCCACCACCCGGGCGCCGCGTCCGGGCGAGAAGGACGGCGTCACTTACTGGTTCATGGATGAGCAGGAATTTGCCCGCAGGGAGGCCGCCGGGGACTTTCTGGAAACCGCCCTGGTCCATGGCATGTCCCACTATGGCACCCCGTTGCAGCCGGTCCTGGACCATCTGGCAGCAGGGGTGCCCACGATTCTGGAGATCGACCTGCAGGGGGCGCACCGTGTCCGCCAACGGGCGGGGGAGCTGGGCCTGGAAGTGTTCTACGTCTTCTTGGCGCCGCCCTCATTTCATGACCTGGTCACCAGGCTGAACATGAGGGGAACCGAAAATGAAGAGCAGCGTGCCCGCAGGCTGGAGACCGCCAAGGTGGAGCTGGCCTCCGAGGATCAGTTCGACCAGGTCATAGTCAACGACAGCGTGGATAAAGCAGCCCAGGCGCTCTGGGAGGTAATCGCCAAGGAATACGAATTTTAA
- the carB gene encoding carbamoyl-phosphate synthase large subunit: MPKRQDIHSVMVIGSGPIVIGQAAEFDYSGTQACRVLREEGIRVILVNSNPATIMTDPEMADATYIEPIALPFLERIIAKERPDALLPTLGGQTALNAAVELGKAGVLERYGVELIGASLEAIDRGEDRELFKQVVDQAGAESAKSRIAHSLDEAEAVAAELGYPLVVRPSFTMGGLGSGIAHDREELRRIAGAGIHYSPTDEILLEEGIEGWKEYELELMRDRLDNVVVVCPIENVDPVGVHTGDSITVAPVFTLTDREYQRMRDIGIAIIRGVGVDTGGCNIQFAVNPENGRIIVIEMNPRVSRSSALASKATGFPIAKIAVKLALGYTLDEIENDITRSTPASFEPTIDYVVTKIPRFTFEKFPGADTTLTTSMKSVGEAMALAGNFRESLGKAMRSVDKRHMTFSWDGPRPDQAEADQLLKAMRTPTEHRYLQIQRAFWAGATVEQVHQATRIDPWFLEQISMINGLAFQVRQSEVLDEDLLRRAKQSGLSDLQIAHLRGMGDQGEAVVRELRWAFGLHPVYKTVDTCAAEFDAATPYYYSCYADESELRPRQREAVIILGSGPNRIGQGVEFDYTCVHAVQELGKDYDTIMVNCNPETVSTDYDMSDRLYFEPLTFEDVLEIYRAEKAMGPVKGVIVQLGGQTPLSLAARLKAAGVPILGTSPESIDLAENRELFGQVLAKEHLNAPRYGTALSLDEAKEAAHAIGYPVLVRPSYVLGGRGMEIVYDDDQLGTYVDRALEEAKADTVVSGRLPSPLLIDKFLQDAIEIDVDALYDGQELYVGGIMEHVEEAGVHSGDAACTLPPSTLSDDQIHRLRQATLAIAQGCRVQGLINVQYAFMSNTLYVIEANPRASRTVPFASKATGTALAKAAARIMVGESIDQQRASGLLLPVGDGGMVRVGQPVAVKESVLPFKRFRTPVGRTVDILLGPEMRSTGEVMGFDRDFPHAFAKSQLAAYQGGLPTGGVAFLSVNDEDKRQLPMLAARLLEQGFSICATRGTASVLRRYGFDVAVVDKISDGEEQGRAFTDSDGVRHMGRNPVQLIEDGAIDMILNTPSSRGSRSDGYLIRVAAIAADLPQFTTITEFSAALMAIDVVKKDDYEVMSIQEHAARLLELEKAR; this comes from the coding sequence ATGCCTAAGCGACAGGACATCCATTCGGTCATGGTCATCGGCTCGGGGCCTATTGTCATCGGACAGGCGGCTGAATTCGACTATTCGGGGACCCAGGCCTGCCGGGTGCTGCGCGAAGAGGGGATTCGCGTCATCCTGGTCAACTCCAATCCCGCCACCATCATGACGGACCCGGAGATGGCCGATGCCACCTACATCGAGCCCATCGCTCTGCCTTTCCTGGAGCGGATCATTGCCAAAGAGCGGCCGGATGCTCTATTGCCCACCCTGGGCGGCCAGACCGCTCTGAACGCTGCCGTGGAGCTGGGCAAGGCTGGCGTGCTGGAGCGCTACGGGGTGGAGCTCATCGGCGCTTCGCTGGAGGCTATCGACAGGGGAGAGGACCGCGAGCTCTTCAAGCAGGTAGTGGACCAGGCTGGCGCTGAGTCGGCCAAGTCCCGCATCGCTCACAGCCTGGATGAGGCCGAGGCAGTAGCTGCCGAACTGGGCTACCCCCTAGTGGTTCGTCCTTCTTTCACCATGGGTGGCTTGGGCTCGGGCATCGCCCATGATCGCGAGGAGCTGCGGCGGATCGCCGGTGCTGGCATCCACTATTCGCCCACCGACGAGATTCTTCTGGAGGAGGGCATCGAGGGTTGGAAGGAGTATGAGCTGGAGCTCATGCGCGACCGCTTGGACAATGTGGTTGTGGTCTGCCCTATCGAGAATGTGGACCCGGTCGGCGTGCACACCGGCGACTCCATCACCGTGGCTCCGGTCTTCACCCTGACCGACCGGGAGTATCAGCGCATGCGCGACATCGGCATCGCCATCATCCGCGGCGTGGGGGTGGACACGGGCGGTTGCAATATCCAGTTCGCCGTCAACCCCGAGAACGGCCGGATCATCGTCATCGAAATGAATCCGCGTGTTTCGCGGTCCTCGGCTCTGGCTTCCAAGGCCACAGGCTTTCCCATCGCCAAGATTGCGGTCAAGCTGGCCCTGGGATACACCTTGGATGAAATCGAGAACGACATCACCCGCTCAACCCCCGCATCCTTCGAACCGACCATCGACTACGTGGTCACCAAGATTCCGCGCTTCACCTTCGAGAAGTTCCCCGGGGCGGACACGACCCTGACCACCTCGATGAAGTCCGTGGGCGAGGCCATGGCCCTGGCCGGCAACTTCCGCGAATCCCTGGGCAAGGCTATGCGCTCCGTCGACAAGCGGCACATGACCTTCTCCTGGGATGGTCCCCGGCCCGACCAGGCCGAGGCCGACCAGCTGCTGAAGGCCATGCGCACTCCCACCGAGCACCGCTACCTGCAGATCCAACGGGCTTTCTGGGCCGGAGCCACCGTGGAGCAGGTCCACCAGGCTACCAGGATCGACCCCTGGTTCCTGGAGCAGATCAGCATGATCAACGGGCTGGCCTTTCAGGTGCGCCAGTCCGAGGTCCTGGACGAGGACCTGCTGCGCCGAGCCAAGCAATCAGGACTAAGCGACCTGCAAATCGCCCACCTGCGCGGCATGGGCGACCAGGGTGAGGCGGTCGTCAGAGAACTGCGCTGGGCCTTCGGTCTTCACCCGGTCTATAAGACTGTGGATACTTGCGCAGCCGAGTTCGATGCGGCCACCCCCTACTACTACTCCTGCTACGCCGATGAGTCCGAGCTGCGCCCCCGTCAACGCGAGGCGGTCATCATCCTGGGCTCGGGACCCAACCGGATCGGCCAGGGTGTCGAGTTCGACTACACCTGCGTGCATGCCGTCCAGGAGCTGGGCAAGGACTATGACACCATCATGGTCAACTGCAACCCTGAGACGGTCTCCACCGATTACGACATGTCGGACAGGCTCTATTTCGAACCGCTGACCTTCGAGGACGTTCTGGAGATCTACCGGGCCGAGAAGGCCATGGGGCCGGTCAAGGGTGTCATTGTTCAGCTGGGCGGTCAGACGCCCCTGTCCCTGGCGGCCAGGCTCAAGGCGGCCGGGGTGCCCATCCTGGGAACCAGTCCCGAGTCCATCGACCTGGCCGAGAACCGTGAACTCTTCGGCCAGGTGCTCGCCAAGGAGCATTTGAACGCACCGCGGTACGGCACCGCTCTTTCCCTCGATGAGGCCAAGGAGGCAGCCCATGCCATCGGCTACCCGGTTCTGGTCAGGCCCTCCTACGTGCTGGGCGGCCGAGGCATGGAGATCGTCTATGACGATGACCAGCTGGGCACCTACGTGGACCGGGCCCTGGAGGAGGCCAAGGCCGATACGGTGGTCTCTGGACGGCTGCCCTCGCCTCTGCTGATTGACAAGTTCCTTCAGGATGCCATAGAGATCGACGTGGATGCCCTCTATGACGGGCAGGAGCTTTACGTCGGCGGGATCATGGAGCATGTGGAGGAGGCCGGGGTCCACTCCGGCGATGCCGCCTGCACCCTGCCGCCCTCCACGCTCTCTGACGACCAGATCCATCGGTTGCGCCAGGCCACCCTGGCCATAGCCCAGGGTTGCAGGGTCCAGGGGCTGATCAACGTTCAATATGCCTTCATGTCCAACACCCTCTACGTGATCGAGGCCAATCCCCGCGCCTCCCGGACTGTTCCCTTTGCCTCCAAGGCCACGGGTACGGCACTGGCCAAGGCTGCAGCGCGGATCATGGTGGGGGAATCCATCGATCAACAACGGGCCAGTGGTCTGCTGCTGCCTGTCGGTGACGGCGGCATGGTCCGTGTCGGACAGCCCGTGGCGGTCAAGGAGTCCGTCCTGCCCTTTAAGCGCTTCCGCACTCCGGTGGGCCGGACTGTGGACATTCTGCTGGGCCCGGAGATGCGTTCCACCGGAGAGGTCATGGGCTTCGATCGGGACTTCCCCCACGCTTTTGCCAAGAGCCAGCTGGCCGCCTACCAAGGAGGATTGCCCACCGGTGGGGTCGCCTTCCTGTCGGTCAATGACGAGGACAAGCGCCAGCTGCCCATGCTGGCGGCCCGTCTGCTGGAGCAGGGCTTCAGCATCTGTGCCACTCGTGGCACAGCCTCCGTCCTGCGTCGGTACGGCTTCGACGTGGCCGTTGTCGACAAGATTAGCGATGGCGAAGAGCAGGGTCGGGCTTTCACGGATTCGGATGGGGTCAGGCACATGGGCCGGAATCCTGTTCAGCTTATTGAGGATGGGGCCATCGACATGATTCTCAACACGCCCAGCTCCAGGGGTTCCCGTTCTGACGGCTATCTGATCCGGGTGGCCGCCATAGCTGCCGATCTGCCGCAGTTCACCACCATCACCGAATTCTCAGCCGCCCTGATGGCAATTGACGTGGTCAAAAAAGACGACTACGAGGTCATGAGCATTCAGGAGCACGCGGCCCGACTGCTGGAGCTGGAGAAGGCCAGGTAG
- the carA gene encoding glutamine-hydrolyzing carbamoyl-phosphate synthase small subunit: MNLKDTNATISNRRFSDSAILLLEDGQVYEGKAFGALGSTIGEVVFATGMTGYQETLTDPSYDRQIVVQTFPHIGNTGVNGEDGESSRIWVSGYVVREPSPAFSNWRATGGLQGEMIDQGIVGISGIDTRRLVRHLRSAGVMRAGVFSGSALDDASIQGLLDQVRQAPTMGGSHLTGEVSTNHAYTVEPCGKYLDREPLCTVAAVDLGIKAMTPHRLAERGCRVHLLPVGTTLESIRLLNPDGVFFSNGPGDPSTADQEVALLRQVLDARLPFFGICLGNQLLGRALGFETYKLKFGHRGINQPVMDLSTGKVEITAHNHGFAVKAPKGDPVPSPYGEGRYGRVRVSHVDLNDEVVEGLECLDIPAFSVQYHPEAAAGPHDASYLFDRFVTLMQDAKEGKAHA, translated from the coding sequence GTGAACCTGAAGGACACCAACGCCACCATCTCCAATCGTCGTTTCTCCGATTCCGCCATCCTTCTGCTGGAGGACGGCCAGGTGTATGAGGGAAAGGCCTTCGGGGCACTGGGCAGCACTATCGGTGAGGTCGTATTCGCCACAGGGATGACCGGATACCAGGAGACCCTGACCGATCCCAGCTATGATAGACAGATTGTGGTCCAGACATTTCCGCACATCGGCAATACCGGTGTCAACGGGGAGGACGGCGAGTCGTCACGCATATGGGTGTCCGGATATGTGGTCCGGGAACCCAGTCCTGCTTTTAGCAATTGGCGGGCTACAGGCGGTCTCCAAGGGGAGATGATAGATCAAGGCATCGTCGGGATCAGCGGCATAGACACTCGCCGGCTCGTGCGGCACCTGCGTTCAGCGGGCGTCATGCGGGCCGGTGTTTTTTCTGGATCGGCCCTGGACGATGCCAGCATTCAAGGTCTCTTGGATCAAGTCAGACAGGCGCCGACCATGGGTGGCTCCCACCTGACCGGCGAGGTTAGCACCAACCATGCTTACACGGTGGAGCCCTGTGGCAAATACCTGGATAGAGAGCCGCTTTGCACGGTGGCTGCTGTCGATTTGGGCATCAAGGCCATGACTCCTCATCGGCTGGCCGAGCGCGGATGCCGGGTCCACCTGCTGCCCGTGGGCACCACTTTGGAGTCTATTCGCTTGCTCAATCCAGATGGTGTTTTTTTCTCCAACGGTCCCGGCGACCCCTCTACGGCCGACCAGGAGGTGGCCCTCCTGCGCCAGGTGCTTGATGCAAGGCTGCCCTTCTTTGGCATCTGCCTGGGCAACCAGCTTCTGGGCCGTGCCCTGGGCTTCGAAACCTACAAACTCAAATTCGGCCATCGTGGCATCAATCAGCCGGTAATGGATTTAAGCACTGGCAAGGTTGAGATCACCGCCCACAATCACGGATTCGCAGTCAAGGCTCCCAAGGGGGACCCTGTGCCCTCGCCCTATGGTGAGGGCCGATATGGTCGTGTCCGGGTCTCTCATGTCGATCTCAACGACGAAGTGGTCGAGGGTCTGGAGTGTCTGGATATTCCGGCCTTCTCCGTTCAATACCATCCGGAGGCGGCGGCTGGTCCGCACGATGCCTCCTATCTGTTTGACAGGTTCGTCACTTTGATGCAGGACGCCAAGGAGGGGAAGGCACATGCCTAA
- the nusB gene encoding transcription antitermination factor NusB, with translation MARSTARKRALNTLYEADEKSQDFLSLLEERKVRPGAQTPLPAYAVTLVEGVAGHRRDIDEALQTHSTRWPLSRMHAIDRNILRIAAWEILYNPDVPDKVAIDEALSLAKTLSDADAPSFIHGLLSALEQEKDEHQSRRDQADRIAALADAEADADFSDDESGKAKAGVASTEPVSSEDDHADNESESATATPERGDSNQVLDHAVGQSAPSLDQLKLTLPEELTPDADRPSGD, from the coding sequence ATGGCACGTTCCACAGCCCGCAAGCGGGCCTTGAACACTCTGTATGAGGCCGATGAGAAGAGCCAGGATTTCCTCTCCCTGCTGGAGGAGCGCAAGGTTCGGCCGGGGGCGCAGACACCTCTGCCTGCCTATGCTGTGACCCTCGTTGAGGGTGTGGCAGGGCATCGTCGGGATATTGATGAGGCCCTGCAAACCCATTCCACCCGGTGGCCGCTGAGCCGCATGCACGCCATCGACCGCAACATTCTGCGTATTGCCGCCTGGGAGATACTCTACAACCCTGACGTTCCCGACAAGGTGGCCATCGATGAGGCCCTGTCCCTGGCCAAGACCCTCTCGGATGCTGACGCCCCTTCCTTCATCCATGGGCTTCTGAGCGCCCTGGAGCAGGAGAAGGATGAGCATCAGTCTCGTCGTGATCAAGCCGATCGGATCGCTGCCCTGGCAGATGCCGAGGCTGATGCGGATTTTTCGGATGATGAATCTGGTAAGGCAAAAGCAGGGGTCGCATCCACCGAGCCGGTCTCCTCTGAGGATGACCATGCTGACAACGAGTCGGAATCGGCAACAGCTACACCGGAAAGAGGGGATTCCAACCAGGTTCTTGACCATGCGGTCGGCCAGTCGGCCCCCAGCTTGGACCAGCTCAAACTGACCCTGCCAGAAGAACTGACACCGGATGCGGATCGCCCGTCAGGCGACTGA
- the efp gene encoding elongation factor P, with product MAQTSNDIKNGSVINLDGKLWTVIKFQHVKPGKGPAFVRTTIKDVLSGKIVDRTFNAGMKMDFETVDNRTMQYSYRDGDSFVFMDMNTYEQVNIPETLVGDQERFLLEGTDCIISFHDGNPLSVELPASVVLTVTATEPGVQGNRSNAGTKPATVETGAEIQVPLFVGEGEKVKVDTRDGSYLGREN from the coding sequence ATGGCACAGACTTCCAACGACATCAAGAACGGATCGGTCATCAACCTGGACGGCAAGCTTTGGACCGTCATCAAGTTCCAGCATGTCAAGCCAGGCAAAGGGCCGGCCTTTGTGCGCACGACCATCAAGGACGTCCTTTCGGGCAAGATCGTGGACCGCACCTTCAACGCGGGCATGAAGATGGACTTCGAGACCGTCGACAATAGGACCATGCAGTACTCCTACCGGGATGGCGACTCATTCGTCTTCATGGATATGAACACCTACGAACAGGTCAACATCCCCGAAACCCTGGTCGGCGATCAGGAGCGCTTCCTGCTTGAGGGCACCGACTGCATCATCAGCTTCCATGACGGCAACCCGCTGTCCGTAGAACTGCCTGCATCCGTGGTGCTGACTGTGACCGCAACTGAGCCTGGCGTCCAGGGCAACCGCTCCAACGCCGGCACCAAGCCCGCCACTGTGGAGACCGGAGCAGAGATTCAGGTGCCCCTCTTCGTGGGTGAGGGCGAGAAGGTCAAGGTGGACACCCGCGACGGTTCCTACCTGGGCCGCGAGAACTGA